The following are encoded in a window of Drosophila simulans strain w501 chromosome 3L, Prin_Dsim_3.1, whole genome shotgun sequence genomic DNA:
- the LOC27208015 gene encoding uncharacterized protein LOC27208015, producing MDEMIEARTMQDVSKFESNQVISAKVLRGEYRLLRRKQRGSVWKVYREIVRTDGAIINGLYFCTGCKRVMRSFNTSNLRTHKCHVDYLRTEELCEEGIAEIHPPQLDDSLERRLSWNSFQPSEWSFHAVELLLELWARHCVDLRDSRKRVKIIWKMTGEMKSLGFTFTEIKNKIDDMGQQYRRESHMEKTTGHKSEWEYFETLKMIFSSDRNIIDNMPLDKSGSVPNTNSEHNSFGSQLDEPLMDTNYLRSQKEHPGEGDSFNINEYAEEAQEDVDELRILKDNIIREIEESSTVHSQENYEDELDQQNSKTEEMKMAKRQRAARIMEIEEEKLVIEKKKCKLMKFFVREMSSFHKDFMDLLSKPKGGAHA from the exons ATGGACGAAATGATTGAGGCCCGCACGATGCAGGACGTATCAAAATTCGAATCCAACCAGGTGATCTCGGCGAAGGTACTCCGCGGCGAGTACCGACTACTGCGACGCAAGCAGCGCGGCTCCGTATGGAAGGTGTATCGGGAAATCGTGCGCACCGATGGTGCCATAATCAATGGACTCTACTTCTGCACGGGCTGCAAGCGCGTCATGCGATCCTTCAACACGTCCAATCTGCGCACCCATAAATGCCATGTAGACTACCTGCGCACCGAGGAACTTTGCGAGGAGGGTATCGCGGAAATCCATCCACCTCAGCTAGAC GATTCGCTGGAGCGCCGCCTGAGCTGGAACTCCTTTCAGCCATCGGAGTGGTCCTTTCACGCGGTCGAACTGCTCCTCGAACTCTGGGCACGGCACTGCGTCGATTTGAGGGACTCACGCAAGCGGGTCAAGATTATCTGGAAAATGACCGGCGAAATGAAGTCACTGGGATTCACGTTCACGGAGATCAAGAACAAAATTGATGACATGGGCCAACAGTATCG TCGTGAATCGCACATGGAAAAGACAACTGGACACAAATCCGAGTGGGAATACTTCGAGACCCTAAAGATGATATTTAGTTCCGATCGTAACATAATTGACAACATGCCTCTGGATAAGTCTGGAAGTGTACCCAATACGAACAGCGAACACAATTCATTTGGCAGTCAACTTGACGAACCATTGATGGATACAAACTACCTAAGGTCACAAAAAGAACACCCTGGAGAAGGGGATAGCTTCAATATAAACGAATATGCGGAAGAAGCACAAGAAGACGTGGATGAACTGCGTATTCTGAAGGATAACATAATCAGGGAAATCGAAGAGTCGTCCACAGTTCATTCCCAGGAGAACTATGAAGACGAGCTTGATCAACAGAATTCCAAGACcgaggaaatgaaaatggctaAGCGCCAAAGAGCCGCCAGAATAATGGAAATTGAGGAGGAAAAGCTGGTCATAGagaagaaaaaatgcaaactgaTGAAGTTTTTCGTGCGAGAGATGTCGTCGTTTCATAAGGACTTCATGGATCTTCTATCTAAACCCAAAGGCGGCGCACATGCATAA
- the LOC6737768 gene encoding uncharacterized protein LOC6737768 isoform X2, translating into MTIRIERRNMFFIHAPEEEKCMEAQLDILMKINSGEYRLVKKNKRSSVWNVYREIARPDGTKLKWRYFCMGCKRVMQSTGGTTSNLRIHKCHVRYIKQNGHLIDGSHSYGHDPAPPASQQSQRVQKPKTMRPTSYATGCEQFYEVTQYSDLEDEIEASLEEEQTLKSKRELESSHSRPLLKLFSEENLSIEPEERDDEITIVEAEDQVPIELDLCDIQHTSSDASEEAIEPKSTESVVKFDDSAISEAESYAKAWAHAFLRLNEDQKFYAKRSIDELLVLGRLQRLSISTVTSLTTNL; encoded by the exons atGACCATAAGGATTGAGAGgcgaaatatgtttttcataCACGCCCCCGAGGAGGAGAAGTGCATGGAGGCGCAGCTGGACATCCTGATGAAGATAAACTCGGGGGAATATCGGCTGGTGAAGAAGAACAAGCGTAGTTCCGTTTGGAACGTCTACCGGGAAATCGCTCGTCCGGACGGCACCAAGTTGAAATGGCGATACTTCTGCATGGGGTGTAAGCGTGTGATGCAGAGCACCGGCGGCACCACCTCCAATCTGCGCATCCACAAGTGCCACGTGCGGTATATCAAGCAGAATGGCCATCTTATCGACGGCAGCCACTCCTACGGGCATGACCCAGCGCCACCAGCTAGCCAACAGTCGCAGCGCGTCCAGAAACCAAAGACCATGCGACCGACATCCTATGCTACGGGGTGTGAGCAGTTCTATGAGGTCACCCAGTACAGCGATCTGGAGGATGAGATTGAGGCTTCtttggaggaggagcagacT CTGAAATCGAAACGTGAACTGGAATCCTCCCACTCCAGACCCCTGCTGAAGCTCTTTTCCGAGGAGAACTTGTCGATTGAGCCAGAGGAGCGGGATGACGAGATTACGATTGTGGAGGCGGAAGATCAGGTGCCCATCGAGCTGGACCTATGTGACATCCAGCATACTTCCTCCGATGCTAGCGAAGAGGCGATCGAGCCCAAGTCAACGGAAAGTGTCGTAAAGTTCGATGACAGTGCCATTTCCGAAGCGGAATCCTATGCCAAGGCCTGGGCTCACGCCTTCCTGCGGCTGAACGAGGACCAAAAGTTCTACGCCAAGCGCTCCATAGATGAGCTACTGGTTTTGGGCCGTCTGCAGCGACTGAGCATTTCCACGGTCACATCCTTGACCACAAACCTTTAG
- the LOC6737768 gene encoding uncharacterized protein LOC6737768 isoform X1, with protein sequence MTIRIERRNMFFIHAPEEEKCMEAQLDILMKINSGEYRLVKKNKRSSVWNVYREIARPDGTKLKWRYFCMGCKRVMQSTGGTTSNLRIHKCHVRYIKQNGHLIDGSHSYGHDPAPPASQQSQRVQKPKTMRPTSYATGCEQFYEVTQYSDLEDEIEASLEEEQTIILQLKSKRELESSHSRPLLKLFSEENLSIEPEERDDEITIVEAEDQVPIELDLCDIQHTSSDASEEAIEPKSTESVVKFDDSAISEAESYAKAWAHAFLRLNEDQKFYAKRSIDELLVLGRLQRLSISTVTSLTTNL encoded by the exons atGACCATAAGGATTGAGAGgcgaaatatgtttttcataCACGCCCCCGAGGAGGAGAAGTGCATGGAGGCGCAGCTGGACATCCTGATGAAGATAAACTCGGGGGAATATCGGCTGGTGAAGAAGAACAAGCGTAGTTCCGTTTGGAACGTCTACCGGGAAATCGCTCGTCCGGACGGCACCAAGTTGAAATGGCGATACTTCTGCATGGGGTGTAAGCGTGTGATGCAGAGCACCGGCGGCACCACCTCCAATCTGCGCATCCACAAGTGCCACGTGCGGTATATCAAGCAGAATGGCCATCTTATCGACGGCAGCCACTCCTACGGGCATGACCCAGCGCCACCAGCTAGCCAACAGTCGCAGCGCGTCCAGAAACCAAAGACCATGCGACCGACATCCTATGCTACGGGGTGTGAGCAGTTCTATGAGGTCACCCAGTACAGCGATCTGGAGGATGAGATTGAGGCTTCtttggaggaggagcagacT ATTATCCTGCAGCTGAAATCGAAACGTGAACTGGAATCCTCCCACTCCAGACCCCTGCTGAAGCTCTTTTCCGAGGAGAACTTGTCGATTGAGCCAGAGGAGCGGGATGACGAGATTACGATTGTGGAGGCGGAAGATCAGGTGCCCATCGAGCTGGACCTATGTGACATCCAGCATACTTCCTCCGATGCTAGCGAAGAGGCGATCGAGCCCAAGTCAACGGAAAGTGTCGTAAAGTTCGATGACAGTGCCATTTCCGAAGCGGAATCCTATGCCAAGGCCTGGGCTCACGCCTTCCTGCGGCTGAACGAGGACCAAAAGTTCTACGCCAAGCGCTCCATAGATGAGCTACTGGTTTTGGGCCGTCTGCAGCGACTGAGCATTTCCACGGTCACATCCTTGACCACAAACCTTTAG
- the LOC6737767 gene encoding uncharacterized protein LOC6737767 has translation MPSRSIDDAAGAKEMPRSTRSTLIGPRSKRIALNSRNQSIAAAEKKTQSQLSFPPKSEYEKFYETVFLAEDSQPEENITAERRKPGPRMKSSLQALLSDEGSPTGPQRTAKINVAQKIVVEPAIRANGISPLPKNVGKEEKFEDYYTKTERHVWKKDAEKMLLQLWAQHLKDFRGESKNVLIYRQMAREMSQFGPSHTELKTKMDNLSRKYRIEAERVRETGVPSKWEHFHKLQALLIGTKSVDVFEDITAENPAQALFSDEDYEPEELASIKDDSVAGEHGNVFESDLVASKAKKRTRTPSPSIPEIPEDDDEEEEEDDDDDHIKDLSPSPILKYQTKRKASTGHSDRLLEIEEEKLAIEREKLQVMKDALLELNAFHKDIVYLLKRKN, from the exons ATGCCGTCCAGAAGTATTGACGATGCCGCCGGAGCCAAGGAGATGCCGCGAAGTACACGGAGCACACTGATCGGCCCGAGGAGCAAGCGAATCGCACTAAACAGTCGCAATCAGAGTATTGCTGCCGCCGAAAAGAAAACTCAGTCGCAGCTGTCGTTCCCGCCAAAATCGGAGTACGAGAAGTTCTACGAGACCGTCTTCCTGGCGGAGGATTCGCAGCCGGAGGAA AATATAACAGCAGAACGTCGTAAGCCAGGGCCGCGCATGAAGAGCTCACTCCAAGCCCTGCTGAGCGATGAAGGATCTCCGACGGGACCACAGCGAACCGCCAAGATAAACGTTGCACAGAAAATTGTCGTCGAGCCAGCGATCCGAGCCAATGGCATCTCGCCATTGCCCAAGAATGTTGGGAAGGAGGAAAAGTTTGAGGACTACTATACGAAAACGGAGCGACACGTTTGGAAAAAGGATGCGGAGAAGATGTTGCTGCAACTGTGGGCACAGCATTTGAAGGATTTCCGTGGCGAGTCCAAAAATGTGCTCATCTACCGGCAAATGGCTAGGGAGATGAGTCAGTTTGGGCCCAGTCACACGGAGCTTAAAACCAAAATGGACAATTTGTCGCGAAAGTATAG AATAGAAGCTGAGAGAGTTCGGGAAACTGGAGTGCCATCCAAGTGGGAGCACTTTCATAAGCTTCAAGCACTTCTGATTGGCACAAAATCAGTTGATGTCTTCGAAGATATTACCGCCGAAAATCCAG CTCAAGCTCTGTTCAGCGATGAGGACTATGAGCCTGAGGAATTGGCTTCAATAAAAGACGATTCTGTGGCCGGTGAACATGGGAATGTATTTGAAAGTGATTTGGTTGCTAGCAAAGCCAAGAAAAGAACGCGAACTCCCTCACCCAGCATTCCGGAAATCCCggaagacgacgacgaggaggaggaggaggatgatgatgacgaccACATAAAGGATCTATCCCCATCgccaattttaaaataccagACAAAACGGAAAGCATCGACCGGCCATTCGGACAGACTCCTTGAAATAGAGGAGGAAAAACTGGCGATCGAGCGAGAAAAGCTGCAGGTTATGAAGGATGCACTGCTGGAGCTAAACGCATTTCACAAGGATATCGTTTATTTGCTTAAACGTAAGAATTAG